The following coding sequences are from one Desulfosporosinus orientis DSM 765 window:
- a CDS encoding YbaK/EbsC family protein: MSVEAVAAFLKEKKPEITILEFEDTSTVSKAADSLGVSPGEIAKSLLFKVKEDFVMILMAGDKRLDNRKFKEIFHAKAKMPEGEEVAAVTGHPVGGVCPFGLKQPIPIYLDYSLQAYPQVFPAAGASNTAIKLNPEELQALTDGQWIDVIQS, encoded by the coding sequence GTGTCGGTAGAAGCAGTAGCGGCTTTTTTAAAAGAAAAGAAACCAGAAATCACAATTTTAGAATTTGAGGATACCAGCACAGTTTCAAAGGCAGCCGATTCTTTGGGTGTATCGCCGGGAGAGATTGCTAAATCCTTGCTTTTCAAAGTTAAAGAGGACTTTGTTATGATCCTGATGGCTGGAGATAAACGTTTGGACAATCGAAAGTTCAAAGAAATCTTTCACGCTAAGGCTAAAATGCCTGAAGGGGAAGAGGTTGCGGCTGTCACGGGGCATCCCGTAGGAGGGGTTTGTCCTTTCGGGCTAAAACAGCCGATACCCATTTATTTGGATTATTCTCTGCAAGCTTACCCGCAGGTTTTTCCTGCTGCAGGTGCCTCGAACACAGCAATTAAGCTGAATCCTGAAGAATTGCAGGCCTTGACTGACGGACAGTGGATCGATGTAATTCAAAGCTAG
- a CDS encoding DNA topoisomerase III, producing the protein MGKTLVLTEKPSVGREVARILHCNQKGKGCFIGPNYVVVWALGHLVTLADPELYDEKYKDWKMEDLPMLPDKMELVVMKETAKQFGVVKNLMRSQEFSDLIIATDAGREGELVARWIIKKAGWKKPLKRLWISSLTERAIKEGFQHLKPGKEYEALYAAAECRAEADWLVGLNVTRALTCKYNAQLSAGRVQTPTLAMIVEREQEIKNFVPKDYWTINLRARGFNLRWQDSNGQTRIFAKEKAEALAAKLKGHSGEVVEVKRDAKKELPPLAYDLTELQRDANRKYGFSAKTTSSVMQQLYENHKLVTYPRTDSRYISEDMVSTLPERLKSIALGPYVNLARGILRNKPIVTKRFVDGSKVSDHHAIIPTEQPPALSRLNSEELKIYDLIVKRFLAVLSAPFEYEQTLVKVAVQKEVFTAKGKIVKKLGWRSVYEGQGTWDDDSDDGEKEAEQTLPEISRGEILSNLSVDLASGKTKPPSRHTEATLLSAMEHPGKLIGDQKLREAMEQSHGLGTPATRAEIIEKLYNSFYMSRQGKEIVPTSKGIQLIGLVPAELKSPVLTAKWEQQLTEISKGKVNSQAFLKGIRGYTIQLVSTVSGSTQTFKHDNLTRNKCPECGKYLLQVKDKKGEMLVCQDRECGYRKRLTQISNARCPECHKKLELKGDGENKFFSCVCGYREKLSVFTKRREAEKGKMNKKDVSRYLHNQKDDGPINTALADALAKFKKQQ; encoded by the coding sequence ATGGGTAAGACATTAGTATTAACAGAGAAACCATCCGTTGGTCGGGAAGTTGCCCGAATCCTCCATTGTAATCAAAAAGGAAAAGGCTGCTTTATAGGTCCGAATTATGTTGTCGTATGGGCCTTGGGGCATTTAGTGACCCTGGCAGATCCGGAATTATATGATGAAAAGTACAAAGACTGGAAAATGGAAGATTTGCCCATGCTTCCGGATAAGATGGAATTAGTGGTCATGAAAGAGACGGCTAAGCAATTTGGTGTGGTTAAGAACTTAATGAGGAGTCAGGAATTTTCAGATCTTATCATTGCTACCGACGCCGGGCGGGAAGGAGAGCTGGTGGCCCGCTGGATTATTAAGAAAGCCGGCTGGAAAAAGCCTCTCAAGCGTCTTTGGATTTCCTCACTAACGGAACGAGCCATTAAAGAAGGGTTTCAGCATTTAAAGCCGGGCAAGGAATACGAAGCACTTTATGCAGCCGCTGAATGTCGTGCTGAGGCGGACTGGTTAGTGGGTTTAAATGTCACCAGAGCTTTAACCTGTAAATACAATGCCCAGCTCTCGGCGGGCCGGGTGCAAACCCCTACTTTGGCAATGATTGTGGAACGGGAGCAGGAGATAAAAAACTTTGTTCCCAAGGACTATTGGACGATAAATCTGCGGGCCCGGGGTTTTAACTTGCGCTGGCAAGACTCTAATGGGCAAACGCGTATTTTTGCTAAGGAGAAAGCGGAGGCCCTGGCAGCAAAACTAAAGGGACACTCAGGAGAAGTGGTTGAGGTGAAAAGGGACGCCAAAAAAGAATTGCCTCCCTTGGCCTATGACCTCACGGAGCTGCAGAGGGATGCCAACCGTAAATATGGGTTTTCTGCCAAAACAACCTCGTCTGTGATGCAGCAGCTCTATGAAAATCACAAACTGGTAACCTATCCCCGTACGGATTCCCGCTATATTAGTGAGGATATGGTATCCACCTTGCCGGAACGCCTGAAAAGCATTGCTCTTGGACCTTATGTTAATTTAGCCCGAGGTATTTTGCGGAATAAACCCATAGTAACCAAACGGTTTGTCGATGGCTCAAAGGTATCTGATCATCACGCCATTATCCCCACAGAACAGCCGCCTGCTTTATCCAGACTCAACTCGGAAGAATTGAAAATCTATGATTTGATTGTCAAACGGTTTCTGGCTGTACTGTCTGCCCCCTTTGAATATGAACAGACCTTGGTTAAAGTAGCTGTTCAAAAGGAAGTTTTTACGGCTAAAGGCAAAATTGTCAAGAAACTTGGCTGGCGAAGCGTTTACGAAGGGCAGGGGACTTGGGATGATGACAGTGACGATGGAGAAAAGGAAGCAGAGCAGACTCTTCCGGAAATCAGCAGGGGAGAGATTCTCTCTAACTTATCCGTTGATTTAGCTTCTGGGAAAACCAAGCCACCGTCAAGGCACACGGAAGCAACCCTTCTTTCGGCCATGGAGCATCCCGGAAAGTTAATAGGGGACCAGAAGCTGCGGGAGGCCATGGAGCAAAGCCACGGACTGGGTACCCCTGCAACCCGTGCCGAAATCATCGAAAAGCTCTATAATTCCTTTTATATGAGCCGGCAAGGGAAAGAAATCGTTCCTACGTCCAAAGGGATTCAATTGATTGGCTTGGTTCCTGCCGAATTAAAGTCGCCGGTTTTAACAGCTAAGTGGGAGCAACAGCTTACGGAAATCAGTAAAGGTAAGGTCAACAGTCAAGCTTTCTTAAAAGGAATCAGGGGTTATACCATTCAATTGGTATCCACAGTTAGTGGAAGTACTCAGACCTTTAAGCATGATAACTTAACGAGGAATAAATGCCCGGAGTGTGGAAAATACCTTTTACAAGTCAAGGATAAAAAAGGTGAGATGTTAGTTTGTCAAGACCGTGAATGCGGCTATCGCAAACGACTGACCCAAATCTCCAATGCCAGATGCCCGGAATGCCATAAAAAGCTGGAGCTGAAAGGGGATGGAGAGAATAAGTTTTTCTCCTGTGTGTGCGGCTACCGGGAAAAACTGTCCGTCTTCACCAAACGACGGGAAGCAGAAAAAGGAAAAATGAATAAAAAGGATGTCAGCCGCTATTTGCATAACCAAAAGGACGACGGCCCGATCAACACGGCTTTGGCCGATGCCCTAGCGAAATTCAAGAAGCAGCAATAG
- a CDS encoding DMT family transporter, with protein MGSHIYSKQNVSASYLTNKYWVIVIALFCSVLWGSAFPVLKVSYLELGIQPDDRSAIIVFAGVRFFLASMIIFSITVLGFRQSPKVRGRVLPQLLLLGILQISLQYFFFYNGLAHTSGMKAAILSSASTFFVVVLAHFAYANDRLDYRKVIGLIAGFAGIIFINSGEDFSLEFSWLGEGFMILSGLVSALGTILAKRISQEVHPFVLTAWQMLLGSLLLIMAGLPGLRPHTLNVTHTALILLVYSAFLSATAFSLWYAILKYNKAGEISVYKFMTPVSGSILSALLIPKEHLSANMFVALLLVALGIIVVNHQGKSRKTTP; from the coding sequence ATGGGATCACATATTTATAGCAAGCAGAATGTTTCAGCAAGTTACTTAACCAATAAATATTGGGTTATTGTCATAGCTCTATTTTGCTCAGTTCTTTGGGGAAGCGCTTTTCCCGTATTAAAGGTGAGTTATCTGGAATTAGGCATCCAGCCCGATGACCGCTCGGCCATCATTGTCTTCGCTGGAGTGAGATTTTTTTTAGCCTCAATGATTATCTTTTCCATAACTGTACTGGGATTTCGTCAGTCTCCGAAAGTAAGGGGCAGGGTCTTGCCCCAGCTTTTATTATTAGGTATTCTTCAGATCAGTTTGCAATACTTTTTTTTCTACAATGGTTTGGCTCATACCTCTGGGATGAAGGCTGCAATTTTATCTTCGGCGAGTACTTTTTTTGTGGTGGTTTTGGCCCATTTTGCCTATGCAAATGATCGTTTGGACTACCGGAAAGTCATCGGTTTAATCGCCGGCTTTGCAGGGATTATTTTTATAAATTCAGGTGAAGACTTTAGCTTGGAGTTTTCTTGGCTTGGGGAAGGATTTATGATTCTATCCGGTCTCGTCAGTGCGCTGGGTACTATCTTAGCAAAAAGGATTTCTCAAGAGGTTCACCCTTTTGTCCTTACGGCCTGGCAGATGCTGTTGGGATCCTTACTCCTGATTATGGCGGGCTTGCCCGGTTTGAGACCTCATACCCTGAACGTAACTCATACAGCCCTGATTCTTCTTGTCTATTCTGCTTTTTTGTCGGCAACAGCTTTTTCTTTATGGTATGCAATTCTCAAATACAATAAGGCTGGAGAAATCAGTGTTTATAAGTTTATGACCCCTGTTTCAGGTTCCATTTTATCGGCCTTGCTGATTCCTAAGGAACATTTGTCAGCGAATATGTTTGTGGCTTTGCTCTTGGTAGCCCTGGGTATTATTGTAGTCAACCATCAAGGCAAAAGCAGAAAGACAACCCCTTAA
- a CDS encoding ethanolamine utilization protein EutH: MEIIGKIMLYVIMICCILGALASAIKEESGLGKAFEEGLQTVGTLFMPLTGLMISVPYLTRFTQKVFGELYHRIGADPAIAATTFIPSDIGGYLLAHQIAETPENWIMALVVGYMAAPVISFNIPVGLAMLDKNDHGYLALGAMSGIIAIPLGVLTTCLILFITSPAIRTAFSTIGPATYHLTFQLSSIFLNLIPLSIFCLLLALGLRYLPNKMIKGFMVYGKVLMSTLKMIVAFAIVEYYTGFFSKFLGGWGFSPLLADEQESFRAIELLGTIAMMLAGAFPMVYLIQKYLHKPLTKLGSLVGMSSVGSAGLLAASANALAMFKMIKEMPAGDKIMCIAYSVCAGYFLGDFLAYSTNFQPTLMFPILVGQFTGGLAGILVAKKIALPLAQSVGPQNFPGDDKTLSTKI, encoded by the coding sequence ATGGAGATTATTGGCAAGATCATGCTCTATGTTATCATGATCTGTTGTATCTTAGGAGCCTTGGCTTCAGCAATTAAAGAGGAATCGGGACTGGGTAAGGCCTTTGAAGAAGGATTGCAAACTGTCGGGACTTTATTCATGCCCTTGACAGGGCTTATGATATCCGTGCCCTATCTGACTCGATTTACCCAGAAAGTCTTTGGAGAGCTCTATCATAGAATTGGGGCAGATCCGGCGATAGCAGCAACGACCTTTATCCCCAGTGATATCGGAGGTTATTTATTAGCCCATCAAATAGCTGAAACACCGGAAAACTGGATTATGGCTTTAGTTGTCGGGTATATGGCGGCACCGGTCATTTCCTTTAATATACCGGTGGGCTTGGCGATGTTAGACAAGAACGATCACGGTTATTTGGCCTTAGGAGCTATGTCGGGGATTATTGCTATTCCCTTGGGGGTATTAACAACCTGCCTTATTCTCTTTATAACCAGCCCAGCAATCAGGACGGCTTTTTCTACCATTGGTCCCGCAACCTATCATCTTACTTTTCAATTAAGCAGTATTTTTCTAAATCTAATCCCATTGAGCATTTTTTGCCTTTTACTTGCTTTAGGGCTCAGGTATTTGCCTAACAAGATGATCAAAGGATTCATGGTCTATGGCAAGGTGCTGATGTCCACCTTAAAGATGATTGTTGCTTTCGCCATTGTTGAATATTATACGGGTTTTTTCAGTAAGTTTTTAGGGGGATGGGGTTTTAGCCCTCTCCTAGCAGATGAACAGGAAAGTTTCAGAGCCATTGAGCTGTTGGGGACGATTGCCATGATGCTGGCCGGAGCCTTTCCCATGGTCTATTTGATTCAAAAATACTTGCACAAACCTTTAACAAAACTGGGCAGTTTAGTTGGCATGTCGTCAGTAGGAAGTGCCGGCTTGCTTGCGGCGTCAGCCAATGCTTTGGCCATGTTTAAAATGATTAAGGAGATGCCGGCAGGGGACAAAATTATGTGTATTGCCTACAGTGTATGTGCAGGCTATTTTCTGGGGGACTTTTTAGCTTATTCAACTAATTTCCAGCCTACGTTAATGTTTCCCATACTGGTTGGGCAATTTACGGGAGGCCTGGCGGGTATTTTGGTGGCTAAAAAAATCGCCCTGCCTTTGGCCCAAAGTGTCGGGCCTCAGAATTTTCCCGGGGATGATAAAACCTTAAGCACAAAGATCTAA